A window of the Pirellulales bacterium genome harbors these coding sequences:
- a CDS encoding permease: protein MSGDVNAFFGLMLDNVANLLLCVGLLSATYKFPATFALRTMLPGTAVGVLVGDLIFTWMAVRLARLSGNKTLTAMPLGIDTPSTLGMVFFVLGPAFQTARERGVDELAAAQNAWHIGICTLLASGLFKLAAAPVSGWIRRVVPRAGLLGSLAAIALVLISFLPFIEVMQHPVAGFVSLGIILMTLVARLALPAHLPGALLALLVGGVVFYAMRAAGLTPAGPLAIRPADALWPTEWLSAFRGHWMSAWNDSLAYLPVVLPFALATVVGGIDCTESAAAAGDEYDTSGVIAVEAVATLAAAFCGGVIQTTPYIGHPAYKAMGARAGYTLATALVVGSAGLLGYFGYLYVFIPKAVVFPILVFVGLEIASQSFRATPQRHYPALAFACLPALASLVMIFADQILGATGHSLVSLAQSPGTASLAEALQTLRTLSNGFVITSLFWASTLAMLIDRRYWSAAAFLLSAAACSLFGVIHSPLPGSPLALPWSLPLDSLPSPAVQTPMVMAASYFAMATVVLLGGLWLARHERS, encoded by the coding sequence GTGTCTGGCGACGTTAACGCCTTTTTCGGCTTGATGTTGGATAACGTCGCCAACCTCTTGCTCTGCGTGGGACTGCTTTCCGCAACTTACAAATTTCCTGCAACCTTTGCCCTCCGCACGATGTTGCCCGGCACGGCGGTCGGCGTGCTTGTGGGCGACCTCATCTTCACTTGGATGGCGGTCCGTCTGGCCCGCCTCAGCGGCAATAAGACCTTGACCGCCATGCCTTTAGGAATCGACACCCCCAGCACGCTGGGCATGGTGTTCTTTGTGCTCGGCCCGGCCTTCCAAACTGCCCGCGAGCGTGGTGTGGATGAACTGGCCGCCGCCCAAAACGCCTGGCACATCGGGATTTGCACGTTGCTGGCCAGCGGACTGTTCAAATTGGCAGCCGCCCCCGTCTCCGGCTGGATACGCCGCGTGGTGCCTCGTGCCGGGCTGTTGGGATCGTTGGCCGCCATCGCCTTGGTCCTGATCAGCTTTCTTCCCTTCATTGAAGTGATGCAGCATCCCGTGGCCGGCTTCGTCTCCTTGGGCATCATTTTGATGACGCTGGTGGCCCGTTTGGCCTTGCCCGCCCATCTCCCCGGCGCCTTGCTGGCTTTACTGGTCGGCGGAGTCGTCTTCTATGCCATGCGTGCGGCGGGCCTGACCCCGGCCGGTCCGCTCGCCATCCGCCCGGCCGACGCTCTCTGGCCGACCGAGTGGCTGTCGGCTTTTCGCGGTCACTGGATGTCGGCCTGGAACGACTCGCTTGCCTATCTGCCGGTGGTTCTCCCGTTTGCGTTGGCGACCGTGGTGGGCGGAATCGACTGCACCGAAAGCGCGGCCGCGGCGGGCGACGAGTACGACACGTCGGGCGTGATCGCCGTCGAGGCGGTCGCCACCTTGGCGGCCGCGTTTTGTGGCGGTGTGATCCAGACGACGCCTTACATCGGGCACCCGGCCTACAAAGCGATGGGTGCCCGTGCCGGCTACACGCTGGCCACCGCCCTCGTCGTGGGCAGTGCCGGGCTGCTCGGCTACTTCGGGTATCTCTACGTTTTCATTCCCAAGGCGGTTGTCTTCCCGATTCTGGTTTTTGTCGGCCTGGAGATCGCATCGCAAAGCTTTCGCGCCACGCCGCAGCGGCACTATCCGGCCTTGGCCTTTGCCTGCCTGCCGGCTTTGGCCTCGCTGGTGATGATTTTTGCGGACCAAATCCTGGGTGCGACGGGGCACTCGCTTGTCTCACTGGCCCAATCGCCGGGCACCGCTTCGCTGGCCGAGGCGCTGCAAACGCTGCGCACGCTCTCGAACGGCTTTGTGATCACCAGCCTGTTTTGGGCATCGACGCTGGCGATGCTCATCGACCGCCGCTATTGGTCGGCCGCCGCGTTCCTGTTGTCGGCGGCGGCGTGCAGCTTGTTCGGCGTCATCCATTCGCCGCTGCCGGGCAGTCCCCTGGCATTGCCCTGGAGCCTGCCGCTGGACTCTTTGCCGTCGCCCGCCGTTCAAACACCGATGGTCATGGCCGCCTCGTACTTCGCGATGGCGACGGTCGTTTTGCTCGGCGGACTCTGGCTGGCGCGGCACGAGCGGTCGTAA